Below is a genomic region from Methanobacterium sp..
GTTTATAATTGTCCACTACGAGGGCAGTTTCGTTGATCGCAAGCAGACCTGAAATTATACGCTCATCCACAACGTTATCTCCATTGATGATTAATACATCTTCATTTAGCTGCCTGGTCGCCAAACTAACAGAACAAGATGTATTTGTTTGGGAATATCTTTTATTTTCAACGGTATTTATTTCAACATCGCATCTGTTCTTCAGGTCCTCAATTTTTTCAATTACCCTTTCTTTTTTGTGACCTAAAACTATAATAAACTTATTAATACCACTGGAAATGCAGTTTATCATCATGCGTTCCAGTAAACTCATATTATCAATCTCAAGCAGGGGTTTGGGAATATCTTTGGTTAATGGCATCAATCGGGTTCCTGTTCCTGCCGCTAATATTATTGCTATCATAAAATCACCTAACTATTTGCTATTAGTGTATTTTAATAAAAATTTTGTAAAATATTGAATTTAGCATTCCATTTTATCCCATAGTTTCTTAAAAGCTATTTTTGGAGGTATAGATTCCACTATAATATCATATACAAAATCAACAATTGTACTGTCTATAGAAGTCTTATCACATAGTGCTTTTATGGCCATTATGGAGTTTTTACCTTCAAATATTATTCCTGAGGCTTTTTCATCTACAACTATCCTTTGACCATATAACATCCCTAGAGTGTGGTTCCTACTTTCTCCAGATGTAGATGTTAAAACTACGTCTCCAAATCCACAGTAATCGTTAACCGTATCTCTTTTACCACCTAATGCTTCTATTAAGTCTTTAGTTTCATTAAATCCTTTAGTTAACACGGCATATCTTGCATTATCATTTAAATTCATTCCTTCACATATACCATAGGCAATTGCATTTATGTTCTTAATTACGCCGCAACATTCTGTCCCGATTACATCTTTGTTTAATTTAACCTTAAATTCGTCTGTAGTTAATACTTTTTTAACCAGATCCAGATGTTTTGGATCGTCAGAAGCTATATTGGCTACTGTAAACAGTGAAAGTGCAATTTCAGATGCAAAGTTAGGTCCAGATAATATAACTGGAGATCTATCAAAGTATTCTGTCACGATTTCACTCATAGTTTTTAATGATGGATATTCTATCCCTTTAGCTGTACTTACGAGTATACAGTCTTTACAGATGAATTTAGATAACTCTTTTAGAGGAGATCTAATTCCAGATGACGGAACACATAAAAATACGATATCACAACTTTTAACATGGTTAAAATCATTGACAGGGATAATATTTTCTGCTAACTTTAAATTAGGATAGTATTCAGTGTTATGTCTTGTTTTAGCTATTTCATCGACAACTCCTTTTCTTCGGGCGTATAAATAAACTGAATTTGCATTAACAGAGATAAGTTGTGCAATAGCTGTTCCGAGTCCACCGGCTCCAATAACTGAAACTTTTAAATCCATGAATTCACCTCAATAGTTGTCAAATTGAAATTAATAAAATAATCAACATATCATTAGATTCAATATTAATAAACTAATTTAAATACTAAATTGTGATTAATAATCCTTATATTTATTACTTATGTGCTAAAATAATGGAAATGAAGTAATATAATATTTCTTTTTCAAAATGAATTTAGGAGATATTTGCAATGTATTGTATTTAAAGGTTTCAAAATAAATTGTTTGTTTTTATATTAGTATAATGGTTCTAAATTTGGATAATAAGTTTTTATTGCAATAATTCTGTATCGTGTTTTTATAATAAAAAATTATTATAAATGGATACTAATAAGTATATAACTCATATAAATCTTATATTTTATATTACAATGGTTATTTGCCGATATTTATTAATACATGGTGATATTATTACTAATTATAATGGATACTTGTGGTTAGGATGATTCGCGATCTTAAATTTGATAACTTAAGGGGTTTAGCTATAATACTGGTAGTTTTTGGCCATTTTATTGGCAGCTGTTTAGTTGCTAACCGTTTTGTCGGTAGTGCTTTAGATTTAGCTTATACTTCAATATATCTTTTTCATATGCCTTTATTTATATTTATAAGTGGTTATTTCTCTAAAATTGCTTCAGATACTAATGTGAAAGCTTTAAAGAATGTTTTCATACCATATTTATTATTTAATACAGTGTGGATACTGTCTGTTTTTTTAATAGATGGAAATTTATCCAGAACTATGTATATAATACCTGGTTATGGGTTGTGGTACTTATTAAGCCTTTTCTTCTGGAGAACCTTTTTACCGGCTGCAGATAGAATAAAATATGTTTTCTGGTTTAGTATTTTATTAGCACTGTTTATAGGAGTAATTGATTTTAAATCAGACCTTTTATCAATTTCAAGGACTATATGTTTCTTCCCGGTATTTCTTTTTGGATATTATTTCAAAGATTTAAAAGAAAAGTTTACCTTTAATAAATATTTATCTGCAGGAGTTTTTGTAGCATTAATTACAGCTGCGACTTTGTTTTTTGTTTTTAAATCAAGTAGACTTCTAATGTTAAAAAATTCCTATGTTGATATGCATATGGGAAATGCAGAAGGTATAATTTTAAGACTTATAGTTATATCCGTTGGAATATTGTGTTGTATTCTTCTATTTAATATTATGACCTCTAAAAAAACATTTTTAACTAAAATGGGAAGAAATTCGCTGGCTATTTATGTTTTACATTTGTATTTTGTAAGTTATTTACCCTATATATTCAAATATTTAGGTTTTAACTTCCTATTTAAGAATTACATTTTTTGTGTGGTTTATATTGGTTTAGGGGCAATTATCGTCCTATTTGTCTTGTCTAGAGATGTAGTTAGCAATGGTGTGAGGGCATTGACTGACATTGCCGTAAAAATCTTAATAAAAGATGAATCTCAAAATAACAGTAAGTTAATTCCAGGTAATATACGTGGATTTTTAGCCAGAATATTGAATTTAAGCAGT
It encodes:
- a CDS encoding phosphocholine cytidylyltransferase family protein, with amino-acid sequence MIAIILAAGTGTRLMPLTKDIPKPLLEIDNMSLLERMMINCISSGINKFIIVLGHKKERVIEKIEDLKNRCDVEINTVENKRYSQTNTSCSVSLATRQLNEDVLIINGDNVVDERIISGLLAINETALVVDNYKQLNEESFKIRIEDNVIMEIGKGINIDMASGEFIGVSKISKNDLSMFNSILEGLIAEDVQNYYDLTYKDLSKKSRIEYFYTNGLKWTEIDDKNDWEYAHTLIEEFNNKI
- a CDS encoding NAD(P)H-dependent glycerol-3-phosphate dehydrogenase yields the protein MDLKVSVIGAGGLGTAIAQLISVNANSVYLYARRKGVVDEIAKTRHNTEYYPNLKLAENIIPVNDFNHVKSCDIVFLCVPSSGIRSPLKELSKFICKDCILVSTAKGIEYPSLKTMSEIVTEYFDRSPVILSGPNFASEIALSLFTVANIASDDPKHLDLVKKVLTTDEFKVKLNKDVIGTECCGVIKNINAIAYGICEGMNLNDNARYAVLTKGFNETKDLIEALGGKRDTVNDYCGFGDVVLTSTSGESRNHTLGMLYGQRIVVDEKASGIIFEGKNSIMAIKALCDKTSIDSTIVDFVYDIIVESIPPKIAFKKLWDKMEC
- a CDS encoding acyltransferase family protein — encoded protein: MIRDLKFDNLRGLAIILVVFGHFIGSCLVANRFVGSALDLAYTSIYLFHMPLFIFISGYFSKIASDTNVKALKNVFIPYLLFNTVWILSVFLIDGNLSRTMYIIPGYGLWYLLSLFFWRTFLPAADRIKYVFWFSILLALFIGVIDFKSDLLSISRTICFFPVFLFGYYFKDLKEKFTFNKYLSAGVFVALITAATLFFVFKSSRLLMLKNSYVDMHMGNAEGIILRLIVISVGILCCILLFNIMTSKKTFLTKMGRNSLAIYVLHLYFVSYLPYIFKYLGFNFLFKNYIFCVVYIGLGAIIVLFVLSRDVVSNGVRALTDIAVKILIKDESQNNSKLIPGNIRGFLARILNLSSIYKR